In the genome of Bradyrhizobium sp. CIAT3101, one region contains:
- the rdgB gene encoding RdgB/HAM1 family non-canonical purine NTP pyrophosphatase: protein MHRRITGKLVIATHNPGKLAEMKELLAPHGIEVVSAGELGLPEPDETGNDFRSNAAIKAIAAAQATGFPSFADDSGIVVDALDGAPGIYSARWAGPSKDFAAAMAQIERLLQERGATTPDKRKSHFVSALCVAWPDGHLEEVEARVDGTMVWPPRGTAGFGYDPMFLPDGHTRTFGEMESIEKHGLPPLGLGLSHRARAFVKLAEICLEPR, encoded by the coding sequence ATGCACCGCCGAATCACCGGAAAGCTCGTCATCGCGACCCACAATCCCGGCAAGCTCGCCGAGATGAAGGAGCTGCTCGCGCCTCACGGCATCGAGGTGGTGTCGGCCGGCGAGCTCGGCCTGCCCGAGCCCGACGAGACCGGCAACGACTTCCGCAGCAATGCCGCGATCAAGGCGATCGCGGCGGCGCAGGCGACCGGATTTCCATCCTTCGCCGATGATTCCGGCATCGTGGTCGATGCGCTCGACGGCGCGCCCGGCATCTACAGCGCGCGCTGGGCCGGACCGTCCAAGGATTTCGCCGCGGCCATGGCGCAGATCGAGCGCCTGTTGCAGGAGCGCGGCGCCACGACGCCCGACAAACGTAAATCGCATTTCGTCTCGGCGCTCTGCGTCGCCTGGCCCGACGGTCATCTCGAAGAGGTCGAGGCGCGCGTCGACGGCACAATGGTCTGGCCGCCGCGCGGTACCGCCGGCTTCGGTTACGATCCGATGTTCTTGCCCGACGGTCACACGCGCACCTTCGGCGAGATGGAAAGCATCGAGAAGCACGGCCTGCCGCCACTCGGCCTCGGCCTGTCGCACCGCGCCCGCGCCTTCGTGAAACTGGCGGAGATCTGCCTTGAGCCGCGCTAA
- the rph gene encoding ribonuclease PH — MRPSRRAPDELRPVTLERGVVKYAEGSCLVKFGDTHVLVTATLEDRLPPWLKGQGRGWVTAEYGMLPRATSERTRREAAAGKQSGRTVEIQRLIGRSLRTIVDLEALGERQITVDCDVLQADGGTRTASITGAWVALADCINWMKTRNMIKANVMRDNVAAISCGIYQGKPVLDLDYAEDSEAETDANFVMTGDGRIIEVQGTAEREPFTQDEFLALIALAQKGIARLVDLQKLAVA; from the coding sequence ATGCGGCCAAGCCGCCGTGCGCCCGACGAATTGCGCCCCGTGACGCTTGAGCGTGGCGTGGTCAAATACGCGGAAGGCTCCTGCCTCGTGAAATTCGGCGACACCCATGTGCTGGTCACCGCCACCCTGGAAGACCGCCTGCCGCCCTGGCTGAAGGGCCAGGGCCGCGGCTGGGTCACCGCCGAATACGGCATGCTGCCGCGCGCGACCTCCGAACGCACCCGCCGCGAAGCGGCCGCCGGCAAGCAGAGCGGCCGCACCGTCGAGATCCAGCGCCTGATCGGGCGTTCGTTGCGCACCATCGTCGATCTCGAAGCGCTCGGTGAGCGCCAGATCACGGTCGATTGCGACGTGCTCCAGGCCGATGGCGGCACCCGCACCGCCTCGATCACCGGTGCCTGGGTCGCGCTCGCCGACTGCATCAACTGGATGAAGACGCGCAACATGATCAAGGCCAACGTGATGCGCGACAACGTCGCCGCGATCTCGTGCGGCATCTATCAGGGCAAGCCGGTGCTGGATCTCGACTATGCCGAGGATTCCGAAGCCGAAACCGACGCCAATTTCGTCATGACCGGCGACGGCCGCATCATCGAGGTGCAGGGCACCGCGGAACGCGAGCCGTTCACGCAGGACGAGTTCCTCGCGCTGATCGCCCTGGCGCAAAAGGGCATCGCGCGTCTGGTGGACTTGCAGAAACTGGCTGTCGCGTAG